The window TGCTAAAATTATACTTATGGTTATGATTACGACATGTTATGAGAAGCTTGTTATGCATGATATGATATGTGGTTTTCGAAAATCATGtgtatttgttatatatatgcTCGAACGGCCCTCACTAGCTGGATGACGATCATATCACTTACCACTTACTTTACCCTCCCAGATAAGTTCGAAAAACAGATCAAGGAAAAAGAGTCACAGCAGTTTTGGAACTGGTGATGGACACACAAAGACGTTTAATTTAAGCTTATGTTTAATTAAAGTTGCAAAACGCTTCCGTAATATATTTATCGTTTTAAGAATATACGTTGTAAAGgcaattttatgatttattgtgaGATAAACTggtttttggtttatactgtacaACGAGActtgttgttttcaattgtgTTGTGTGGTTGTAAAACAACGATGGCATCGACTAATTCTGGTCTCGGGAGTTGACAAAACTAATTATATGAACTTGGACAATTCCCGTCGAAGTCCGATCTTCAAATCGAAACAAACCAAAGAACTCAAAGGTAGTTTCCAAATGGGTGTATTTTGACTCGTTATCTATAAACGAGATAGGAACCAAATGACGATTGTACAACGACACAATGAAACTTAAACTCATGAACTTGTCCTTGAGAACCTAAGAACGATAAATAGACGAATGTCACAAGAACGAATATCGATAAGTTCGATTTCAGCCTTCACGCggaagaaataaaataaaataaaaagcacAAACCACATAATTTGTATGAAAAGATGGAATATGGGAAAAATATGATTGCTGTCATATAActtaaatattttctatttttggtACTATGACAGTCAATTTTAAATCTTAGtccattaatttatatttattttcagttttaattttttttatcgaaGTGTTGATAACTAAGATCGTGAATAAACCGATAATAATATAAGTAAAAAAAGATATAAGaccaaaaaatataatttcttctTATATCACTGTGCGACTGATATAATAATTCAAACAAAGGGGAAATCGTTACCCAAAATAAAGAATTATATGCCTTTTGAATCTAAACAATCGTTTGATCGTGGGACTTCCCGGGGATTTTGCAAGGTCCATCAGATTTTAGTAGAACCATATTGTCTCAGACAAACGTTCGCAGATCCAAATTGGAGGTTTTGTGCCGTGAAAGTGCAATGTCACAATTTTGGTCATTTATAATTCAAAATACACGGAAATCAAATACTTACCACAAAACGTTGAGGTAGAAGAACTATGAAGCTAGTGGAGCGGCTATTATCATTAAAGGAAATTTTCTATGCACTGCGATTCCATTGACTTCACTCATGTCTAAATTCTCCCCACTTTCTCCATATGGTAACACTATGTCAAAGTTATGCACCAATTTCGCCAACGCAAGTTCATAGACCGCCATGGCGAATGTAATTCCAGGACACCCTCTTCGACCAGCACCAAATGGTATCAACTCGAAATCTAGCCCTTTGTAATCGGCATTGCTGTCCAAGAACCTCTTTGGACGAAATTCTTCGGGTTGTTCCCACGACGACGTTTCTCGTCCTATCCCCCAAGAATTGACGATAACTTGCGTGCCAGATGCAATGTCATACCCCATTATTTTGCTGTCTTTGGTCGACTCTCGAGTTGCTAGTAATGGAATTGGAGCATGCAGTCTTAGACTCTCTTTGCTAACTAACTTTAGATACTGCATTTTTTCCTAAGTCACTTTCTGTAATCTCTTCTTTCGTTGCACCTATGGCTCTGACTTCATCTGGTAGTTTTTATATCTAACCTTGATTAGATCTTCTTGTTTCAAATATTCCAGAGCTCTGTAATAAGTTCTGCAAATAATTAATCTCGAACTTGAGTTCAGATTCATGATAATTGAGAAAATTTTTCCTTCTCAAACATTTAattacataataataataaatttgtatgtttgaaataattttacctCGGCCCGGGAAAATCAATCATTTGAAATTAACATATGCAAGGGTAACATGGTTTTTTATAATGATTTAAGGGgtttaaacaaatttttttgaGTGTAAAGAGTTAGGACAAAGttgaaattgattttaaatatttatttacaaaTTACCCTTAATTATAAGAGATCTagaagataataataataaaaaacattCTGTATAAACGATATCACGAAAAATATGGCAAGAAAACAAATAATTGGGCCCGCGGATTTGTGTCCATTTCTTTCACCAGAATATTGAAGAATGGCGGTTGATGTCAGATGTTGCGGCGGCTCCGCCGTACTAACGTTTTCACTCCGACGCTCTCAGAATTTATCCTACCAACCACCTCAGAAAATCACCCGCCGATTCATTACATATGCAGTACTGAAGAGGAGCCCCAAACGACTCAAATACTCCACTCCTCGCTTTGCTAAGGTCCATCATCTTATCCATTACAGCGGGGTATTTATGTGTGAGGGAAaactttttttattattgattcCTTTCAGGAGGACGGGCTACTTTATGTTAAAGTTGATCCTGCTGGGTCGGACTCATGGAAACTAGACCCGATGATCGAGCTTTTGAAGGAGGGAGCTGTTGGAGTTATACCTACTGACACCGTGTATACTGTTTCTACttcttttttgttgttttattgAAGTAAAAGCTCATCTGTATCTGTATGCTGATGAGTCTGCACTCAGAAATGTATTTGGAATCCGATAACTTTATAGCTGTTTCATGCTTGTCAGATATTGTTTCAATATTTTGTCTACTTAAATGGTTTTACACCACGTCCTTTATCAAAGGCAAGCTAAAATTGGCAGATACGCATCTTTAATACTAATGTAGTGTAGTTTACTTCTTTTGGgattttatgtatttttaacTCTCAGTTGTTTCACCATTTTGACTTTTTTGTTGGATTGAAGGGATCTTGTCAAATGATTGATGTTATTTTCTCTGTTTTTGTTCTAAGGTATGCTCTAGTTTGTGATCTGAGAAACAATTCAGCCATTGAACGACTGCGGAGGTATGTGATGTTCACCTTATCATCTGTCGCACTCGCGACTAAACCTTTTGGTTCATTATTTAGGGGActaagatttttattttatttgttcagAATAAAGGATATACAGCCTGCTAAGGCAAGCTGCTGTTTACTTTCTGGATCTTAAGCTTGGCATCACCTTTGCTCACACAAGTTACTGAATGAAATACCTGATTTTTTTCCCCATTGCTATCCAATTATAAAGTTGCCTTCCTTGCATTTGAATTCATTTCACTTTGATTATTATCGTTATTTTTTATTCCCTTTTGCAGCCTCTTAGTATTTTATGTCGCTCTTTTAGAGACATAGATACATATACCACAGGATTTCCTCAAGGCAATGGCCAGGGTCTTACAAACATTTTTCGAGCAGTTAAACATTGTCTTCCAGGCCCAGTAAGTGCAACTAGTTATTGTATAGTTTCCTCTGTAGGTTTATATCAGAGCACGAGCATGTTGCATTATTTTGAGTGTGTGGATCTTCATCCAGTTAAAACTTAAAAGAAACTTTATTACTTTTTTGTTGGATTTATCCAGGAAAAAAATTAGTATGTATGTCTTTGTGGTTTTCTTGTTGCTGTTCGTTCATGGCTCTTACCTAATTTGCTACTGAAACATATTTCCTTTTATTTACTTTTTCAATGGTCCATATTGTTCATTCTAATATAACTGCAACTAATGGTCTCTTTCTCTTTCTTACATGAAGTCTGTAACAACAACCAAGTTTTATTTGTGGTACAGTATACTTTCATTTTAACTGCAAGCAAAGAATTGCCAAAACAATGTATAAGACACGGGGCTCAATCCAAGTATGCATCAAGAAAAAACGTTGGAGTTCGTATACCTGATGATCCTGTGTGTCAGGCTATACTGGAGAAGATTGATGAACCTTTGATATCCACGAGGTAGGCTAGACATCATATTGACTCCTAATTGTTTGGCATATATGGTACAAGCCACAAGTTCATTGTTTCTGTTTGTTTCTGGATGACCGTGGTATTGAATCTGATGTATTAAGTTGTTAATAAGGACTTTCAGCATTGATATCCTGTCTCTACATATGTTTTTTGGAAAATTCATACACCATACTTCTTACTTTTTAGTGTCAAATCGCCAAAGGACAACGAGTGGATATTAGATCCTGTTGTGATAGCAGACGTATATGGAGCAGAGGTACTGCTGCTTTCACATTAATTGGGTAGTACTTGTAAAGGCATCTCTATAGGAACCTTTGCCTGTCCGCTTTTTCATTTGTCGTGGTCTCTTCTTCATTATGGAAGTTTTACTGTTCTTACTTCTGATACGAACTGGAATTACCAAGGCTCTGTGACTGCATGTATTTTTTCCGTTCCTCTGTTTGACCAATAAGATATGCAGaattaattttcttaaaaacaccaaataaaatttataagaaACAGAAAGAAACGAAGTTACACAATTTAACACAATAGAGTGGAACTTCATTTCATTCCATATCATTGAAAATTATAGTAGtggacaaattaaataaatgccgTGACTGTGCTCTTTATGGTAACTTCTGAGTTATATAATCCAGGGCCTTGATTTTGTTGTCGATGCTGGTATGAGGATAGCTGATCCATCGACTGTAGTGGACATGACTGGGAGTTCGCCTCAAATTATACGACATGGAAAGGTAAGAGCTGCACTGGTCACTTTTTGGTTTAACTCACCTTATCTCAAGTTCTATGGCACTGTAACAATTTCTCCTGGCGGTGACCAGAACAAGTGCACCAGTGCTCtaagaaataagaaattgaTGTCATGAATTGTGAATATTGATCTCAACGTCATGAACCTATTCTTATTCATCTTCACAGTCTTCATGTGTGCGTGAtaagaaatatttttaagtGTTTGGGCATTAAATCCTGATGTTTAACTCCTGTAAGAGTGCCGGACAAAGAAATGAGCCATTGAAGTGCGAACATCGTAATAGAAATGGACATACAACAGATAAATGTTATCGACTTATTGGTTATCCTCCGGGTACTTGTTACATAAGCCACAAAACAAGGTTGTTAATAAAAGGATGAATCAAGAGATGACTAAGCAAATGAATGTTGTAGTTTGATGTACGGAAAATTATATGCTGAAAAGATGAATTCTTATTCATGCCATTAACCGAGAAATACAACCTTTACTTGTACATACTAAATCAAAAAATAATAACGTAATCTAATCTAATCTATCCATAGTTTAAAACATAAAACAATAGATGGATGTTTTATAACATAAAACAGTAGATGAATGTTCATCTAACAATTTAAATGCCGATCCTAATCTCGTTTCGGATATTCAACGCTTCCCCTCAAGTTGTGTGGTATTTGTCGATCATGCCCAACTTGGACACCAACCCTTCAAATGTAACTCGAAATAGGGCCTTTGTTAGGATATCTACTACTTGTGAATGACTTGGAGCGTAGTTGAGTTTCAAGATTCCCTTCTTAATTTTTTCACTTATGAAATGACAATTTACCTCAAGATGTTTGGTACGATCATGTTGAGCTGGATTATTGACAATACTTATCGCAACTTGATTGTCACACTTTAGTTCCATTGTTTGATGACCTTCCCATTTCAATTCAGTCAACAATCTTTGAAGCCATATCAGTCGCAACTCCCATTGGCCAAGAATTGAAATTCTGCTTCAGCATTACATCTTGCCACCACAATTTGCTTTTAGCTACACCATGTTACTAGGTTACCCCAAACAAATGAGCAATACACATGTGTGGTAGAAAATCCTGCTCAGTCAACATCACTGTATAGCTGTATATTTCTTGTGTTGGTTCTTCGAAAACATTGTCCCTTGTTCACAAGGTTGTAAATGGCGGGAGGCGGTGGCGGGGCGGTCGGTGACCGCCTACCGCCTCGGCCGCCTAGGCGGTGCCCAGGCGGTTGaaattttttaagtaattttttatagataatcatgcaatataattatttttatgtaaaatgtgcaattaaataatgtttaagcacaaaatataatatcatctagaTAATGTGCAATTAATAAAGATTCATCATCATATTAATGTTATTATGCTAACGAAGTAATATAATTTTTCTTACCAAAAAACTAAGTTCAAATGTTCAAAGTTTCAATCAATTATCCATCATTAGAACAAGTAGTAGACTAAATATAACTAATTTTCTAAATCATCTACATCTGCACCATCTACTACATCCATGATCCTCTCATCATCGGACTCAAAATCAACATTTTCTTCATTCTCCTCCTCCGATGTTTCTAAATCATCATTAAGTTCTCTAATGGGGATGTTCCTTGCACTCCTCCTTGGATGTAGCACTTCATCCGCTCCCGAGGCCTCCGCTACCATTCTCCAAGTAAGTCCTGAACCCGGCTCGACCTCATCTTCATCACCATCATCGACAAGCCAACCTTGAGCTTCACTAGCTTGAGAGGATAGAAGCAAATCTCCACCCATTTCTCTTTTACTCTT of the Primulina eburnea isolate SZY01 unplaced genomic scaffold, ASM2296580v1 ctg87_ERROPOS800000+, whole genome shotgun sequence genome contains:
- the LOC140822501 gene encoding uncharacterized protein isoform X1 is translated as MAVDVRCCGGSAVLTFSLRRSQNLSYQPPQKITRRFITYAVLKRSPKRLKYSTPRFAKEDGLLYVKVDPAGSDSWKLDPMIELLKEGAVGVIPTDTVYALVCDLRNNSAIERLRRYVMFTLSSPLSILCRSFRDIDTYTTGFPQGNGQGLTNIFRAVKHCLPGPYTFILTASKELPKQCIRHGAQSKYASRKNVGVRIPDDPVCQAILEKIDEPLISTSVKSPKDNEWILDPVVIADVYGAEGLDFVVDAGMRIADPSTVVDMTGSSPQIIRHGKGHKQPWMSAEDEDHPANEDIIYAL
- the LOC140822501 gene encoding uncharacterized protein isoform X2; translation: MAVDVRCCGGSAVLTFSLRRSQNLSYQPPQKITRRFITYAVLKRSPKRLKYSTPRFAKEDGLLYVKVDPAGSDSWKLDPMIELLKEGAVGVIPTDTVYALVCDLRNNSAIERLRRYVMFTLSSPLSILCRSFRDIDTYTTGFPQGNGQGLTNIFRAVKHCLPGPYTFILTASKELPKQCIRHGAQSKYASRKNVGVRIPDDPVCQAILEKIDEPLISTSVKSPKDNEWILDPVVIADVYGAEGLDFVVDAGMRIADPSTVVDMTGSSPQIIRHGKVRAALRLSSWTQCSAHFNNN